Part of the Nicotiana sylvestris chromosome 5, ASM39365v2, whole genome shotgun sequence genome is shown below.
CTGCATCTTTTGGAGCTCGGTCTTCATAGAAGCAACCTCCTTATTGAGTCCAGGCAACCCAATAACTTCACCCCGCTCTATCTTCTCCACCCTCAACTCAAGTTGCTATAGATGATCCTCATATTTTGATTGTTACTGTTGGAGGGCCATCACTGAGAATTGCATGGACGTCAGGGCTTGTTTGATTAGATTTGGCAATGTCTTCAAAAGCTGATCTACTTTGGCATTGGCATACTGAGCCAGTAGACCAAGCTTCGAGACAGCATGGTGATGGCAGGCTGGGCAGTGGTGGACTGAGAAGCAGGCTTGGAAGTGGAAGTGGGGGCCACTGTAACCTGAGGAGTCACTGGTGTCTGGGAGTCACTGTGCTCTAGATCAATTGGATCTTGGACCTGAACCTATGATAGGGCAGCAGCAACAGTGATACGAGAGATATCCATGATACGTGTGATATCAATATCCCTCATTTTCTTTCCAGTTTTATCAGTTGGCAGGATGGGAACTTTCACAGCTTTACACAGAGTTGTGATCAGgcaagggaaaggaagtgaagtTGCATGATGCATTGCTCGGATCCCTATTTCTTGTAAGATCAACGCTCCCACATCTATCTTGATACGAGTCATGATGCAAATAATCAGAAGGTCCTTCTCAATGGCTATTTCAGATTCATTTTGAGTTGGTACCAACCGAGAAGTGACAAAACTGAGCCAGTAGCGACCCTCTCTCGTTAGATCTTCCTTATATATCTTGTGCTGAGGATCGACCCAAGCGGGAGTCCCTTTTGCTATCACTGAGGCAATTTATCCACATTCATTCtccttatttttgaatttttcagtgTACTCAGTTGTGCCTGCTCTCCATCCTTTGACGTAGAACTCATTAAGGGCCTCAATGTTGTAGAAAACCGTCTTTCCCTGGACAAGCACTTGGTCGGTGAAAACTTTGTTGCGTTTGTGGTATTTCGTCCTGGAGGACCCATAGGATGCATAGAATTCCCTCACAAGGGTCTCTTTATACTCCGTGGGTGGCTCAGTGAAGTTCTCTCATCCCCGTGTTTTTATGTTTTCCAGGATGTGGGGGTATTTGTCATTGAGCCCGTTCAAGCTCAATTGTTTCTCGCCCAGGATTTTGCGCTTTGTGAGCCCTTTTATAAATACCTCCTTAGACCCATCAACCCCAAATCGGAGCTGGAAATCTTCACCTCGTTTCCTTCTCTCTTCAGCCTCTAtattgattgaggatttgagctCCTCCGCCTCAGACTGGAAGGGGCTCGACATGTTGTCCTATATCCGCGATAGCTTACTGGTGGAAGCCCGCTTTGATGAGCGTCTCTTTTGACCCATATCTGCATAATAGTGAAGAGTGAGTGACATCATTAACTATACGTAGAAGATACAGACGAATCAAAAGCAAGAAAGAAAATGTGATCTGGTCTGCGATCGCAAAACCATAATGCGGACTGCAGACTGGTCGCAGATCTTGTAGTCTCAACTGGTGGTCTCATTCTGTAGTgagttatgcggtcgcataaccacTATACGGACCGCATAATCATCGCAGAATTAACATGGCTATATGGTTCAAAACTGAAATCTCTGTATCACTCTATAGTGAATTTGCGGTCCGCATGTCAAATCTACGATCGCAAAGACACCgcatttcatcatcttcttcagaaGATTTAGGGTTTAGTTGTGCGGCCAAAATGTGGACCGCATTTTCACAATGCGGGCCGCGGATGCCTTCTTCTACATAGGTCACCCAAGCTTTCAACAATGGTAGTCCTATTTCATTCTACCCCGTACCCCAAATTATTTTCAACCAAAAAGCATCTATACTACAGAGAAGCAACTACACAAGCATCTAAACACATTTTTTCGCATGATTTAAACAAAAAAGCACTGAACCTATAGTGGAAATCAAAGATAAAACGAGGGAGAAACAGGTACATACCAGCAGAGTTTGATGTTTGGGACAATGAGTGTGACAAATAGAGTCTTTTGGTTGCACACAATTTGAGCTTGATTTGGTTCGAAGTCCGTTCGTGTTCTTCCCCCCTttgttttcgttttttttttgttttaagtGTGAGAGACGAGAGGGTTATGCGGACTTACCTTGTCGATTCTGCGATGGATAGGACACCGCATAACACACAGTACAAATGCATGTGTGTTATGCGATGAGGTTAAGGACCAAGTTGAAGGGAGGCAAATGCAGTGCAAAATGCGGTCGCAAAAATtaaatgcggaccgcataatgcaCCACCTCACCGCATTTTAAACTACAATTTTAACCCAAATCTCTGCTTAGGTCTGCGGTCagagtgcggtccgcatagctaaAATGCGACCGCATTTGTGCAGCAGAATTCACCTAGTGGTTTTTTTCCACTTTTTATGCATTCGTACCAATTGTTGTGATCTTTTGAACCACCTGCACTCTGACACACACTTTAAATTGCTCAAATAAATCTATctatcaaaaactaaaaattcatagaacaaaagagtgttaccacacatgggttgcctcctatgaagcgcttgatttaacgtcgcggcacgacgaagTTGATGTTCCTTTGGTTTCACTCAATGGTCGGGCATGGACCATCTTTGAGAGCCAGCTGCTCCATCAAATGTTTTTCTCCATCAATGCCCAAGTAGTGCTTTATGTGTTGGCCATTTACCTTGAATGTCCGGGACCCATCCATTGATTCTAATTCCACTGCTATGGAGAGGCATTGACCACTTTGAATGGACTGgaccattttgatttaagcttgcCCAAAAACAATTTGAGCCTTGAGTTAAAGAGCAAGACCAAATCAGCCGTCTTGAACTCTCTTTTCAAGATCTTCTTGTCATGGACAAACTTCATCCATTCTTTGTACATAACTGCACTTTCATAAGCATGGAACCGGAATTCctccatttcattgagttgtgttaacctcaaatttgcagcTTCAGCCCAATATAAGTTCAGCCTTTTCAACGCCCACATAGCTTTGTGTTCCAATTCCACGGGTAGGTGACATGCTTTACCAAAGACTAGCCGATAAGGAGAAGTACCAATAGGGGTTTTGTAGGCCgtgcggtatgcccacaatgcatcatctagcttccttgaccagtcggtcctatttgcgTTCATCGTTTTTGCTAGAATGctcttgatctcccggttggaaacctcaacttgaccacttgactgcggatgataaggtgtggccacCTTGTGCTTTACACCATACTTCTCAAGCAGCCTCGAGAATGCCTTGTTACAAAAATGAGATCCACCATCACTAAGGatggctctaggagtgccaaaccgagtgaatatgtttttcttcaagaAGGCGGTCACACTCCTTACCTCATTGTTTGGTAAGGCAACTGCTTCAACCTATTTGGACACGTAGTCCACAACTACCAAGATGTATTTCGTCCTACAAGAACTTACAAAGGGGCCCATAAGGTCGATTCCCCACACGTCAAAGATCTCtatctccatcacaaagtgcattggcatttcatgCCTCTTGGAGATTGAACCTTGTCGTTGACATTGGTCAcaagccttgaccatttgattgaCATCATGGTAGATGGAAGGCCAATAATATCCACATTCAAGAACTTTAGCCACCGTCTGATTTCCTCCATGATGACCCCCAACCGGTGAATCATGGCATGCCATGAGAATTGGCATAACCTCTTCTTCAGGAACACACCTTCTAATATTATTGTCAGCACAAACATGGAACAAGTATGGTTCCTCCAAATAGTATTGCCGGCAGTCTCTCAAAAACTTCTTTCTTTAATAAGATTCCAATCCGTCCGGGATAAGGTCACTAGCCAAGTAGTTAGCAATATCGGCATACCAAGGAGCAAAAGTGCTAGATAATTCCAACATGTGCTCATCGTGGAATGCATCGTTGATTTCAAGATCTCCCTGTGGTCTCCCTGCTTCCTCAAGCCTTGACAAATGAACCGCCACTTGATTTTGAGTTCCCTTGCAACAATTTGACTTCGAAGTCAAATTGTTGCAACAACAAGACCCATCGAATTAATCaaggctttgcatccttctttgccatgagaTATCTAAGAGCCGCATGATCAGTGTATACCACCACCTTGGTCCCCAACAAATAAACCCGAAATTTTTCAAAAGCATACACAATAGCAAGAAGCTTTTGCTCAGTTACCGTGTAGTTCATTTGTGATCCATTGAGAGTTTTACTTGCATAGTACACCAGGTGGAGAACTTTGTTGTGACATTGGCCAAGCATTGCTCCAATGGCTACACCACTGGCGTCatacatgagctcgaaaggaagTGACCAATCGGGCATGACAATAATGGGTGTCGTGGTGAGCCTTTGCTTTAACTCCTCAAAAGCTTTAAGACAGttctcatcaaacacaaacttGGAATCCTTTTCGAGGAGTTTTCACATGGGGTTAGCAATCTTGGGGAAGTCCTTGATGAAGCGCCTGTAAAACCCGGCATGCCCTAGAAAATTTCTAACACCTTTCATGGAGGTCGGTGGAGGAAGCTTCGAAATAATCTCAATCATTGCCCGGTCGActtcaataccatgctttgaaattttgtgccCAAGCACAATGCCTTTGTCAACCATGAAGTGACACTTCTTCCAATTTAGCACAAGGTTGGTCGCATCGCTTAATCACTTGTCTAAGATTGTTAAGATAGTGCCCAAACTAATAACCAACCAccgagaaatcatccatgaagacttcaagAAAGTCCTCAACTATGTCGGAGAAGATGGACATCATACACCTTTGGAAAGTTGTCGGAGCATTGCACAAGCCAAATGGCATCTGTCTAAAAGCAAAAGTGCCATACGGGCAAGTGAACgtagttttctcttgatcttccaAAGCGATGTTGATTTGATTGTAGCCGGAGTAACCatcaaggaaacaataaaatGACCTCCCCActagacgatcaagcatttgatcaataaaaggcatagggaagTGGTCCTTGTAAGTAGCACTGTTAAGTTTCCGATAGTCCATACAAACTCGCCATCCGGTCACAATTCGCGTTGGAATGAGCTCATTCTTCTCATTTTCGATCACGGTCATGCCACCTttttttggcacacattgtactgGGCTTACCCACGAACTGTCGGCAATGGGGTAAactaccccggcatccaaccacttgataatctcCTTCTTTACTACCTCTTGCATTGACGGTTTCAACCGCCTTTGATGTTCCACACTTGGCTTTGTTTCGCTCTCCAATTGGATTTTATGTTAACAAATTCTTGCAGGGATTCTAAGAATGTCCGCAATGGTCCATCCAATGGCTTGCCTATGTTCTTTCAAGACTTCCAACAATTggtttacctgcacatcatttaGCAAAGACGAAACGATTACGGGTAAAGTATCATTAGAtccaagaaatttataccttaAGTGCGGTGGGAGAGGCTTGAGCTCTAGTTGTGGTGGCTCAATGATTGATGGCTTGGCGGGAGGTGTGGCCCTATTCTCCTAGTCAAGAGAAAGATTTGCCGGAGTGTAAGTATAGGATCCAAGACCCTCCAATGCATTTACCGACTCCATGTACCCATCCATGTCCTCACCATCAAAGTTTACCAAGATAGCCGCCAATGCTTCACCAAGGCATTGTTCTTCCATTTTCAATTCGACGAAatcttcaacctcatcaaccacATCTATCACTGAAATGCTCTCATACTCATGGGGTAATTTCATACCCTTGCTCGCTTGAAATGTGACTTCTTCATCATTCACCCGGAACTTAATTTCATTTCGCTCCGAATCCATGAGTGCTCTTCCTGTGGCTAGGAATGGTCTCCCCgagatgatagggatctctttatCAACAACATAGTCAAGAATTACAAAGTCGGTGGGCAAATGGAATTTTCCAACTTTCACAAtcacatcatcaacaattcctACCGGTCGCTTAATAGATCGATcggccatttgtaacctcatgttTGTTGGCCTCGACATCCCTAATCCCGCTTGCTTGTAGATGGAAAGTGGCATCAAGTTGATGCTAGCCCCATTGTCATAAAGGGCTCTTGCAAAGTCATGCTCCCCGATAGTGCATGGAATAGTAAATGCTCCCGGGTCCTCTTTCTTTTGGACAGGGCTTGTGGCAATAATAGAGCTAACCCGGTGAGTCATGTTTACCACCTCATTCTTTGTGGTCCTCTTTTTGGTGATCAAATCCTTCAAATATTTGGCAAACCCCGGTATTTCTTGAAAAGCCTCCAAGAATGGAATGTTCACCAACAATTGCTTTAGAATATCATAGAATTTCTCAAGCTTGCTATCATCAACCCTTCTAATAAGTCTTCGAGGAAAaggcggaggaggtctaggaataggAGGTGGAGATTTTGATGTCTCCTTCTCCTTTTCCTTCACCCCTTCTTGGTTCACTTCTTGTACCTTCTCTTTTTCCGGCACCCTTTCAATTTCAACAACCCCTTGCTCTTCTGCTTCAACTTTTTGTTCGGCTTCTTCCCCAAAAACCTCTTGCTCAATGTCACCTTGTAaaaatgattatttctatattatggttgctttgtattacattttctaatttttgggtaatcttttcacttcctttaatccagggtgttgtttttcttactttattatttactctttttgctcctaatttttgtttacacggggtagtaaaccaccaatgtgtttttgttataatatgtgggtataatttatctaaaaatggcattcctaataatatatctttatttgtgaattcgtaactatatatttcttctatggttaatattttatcccatatttgtatttttatatttcttgctttatatgttatcatacttccttcattattaaatcctgttactactatggggttttttagcttttcccatttactttctggtaaacaattatgtctacacatattagcttctgctcctgtatccaccataggtgtataatatctattataatatccttctactattattttggcaagtatgtatatctttggcattatatcaaagttctttttattattattttcttattttcataacttattgttaattgtctatcttctaatttatatggtttgactttttctaaccattttatccctagtgtaatatttttatctccttgatatattttaaaatttattaatattggtattcctccaataattaattctttttcagttgtttcttcgttttttcttaacgcttttggtagttctgaattttgttgttctattgttactatctcttgttctggtattagttctcttataacataattctcttcctgccctgtatttattagtattaaatattttctttggtccattattcctgttatataataatgatgtgggtttatttcttctattttttgttctattaatttttgtggagtggtataatttattctttttgatgtacttcttgatgtacttcttgatgatgtttctggcatttcattatttattcgttttgatgtgcttaatctttcttttactatttctaaatcttcatccatgtctatttctgtataactgtaatcattgttgtctataactgatactattctttcgaatggattttctatttttattttatttattttatttttagctgttatcttatgttttgttgttaagacatatagatttttacatcttgctgtgaatattttacttcctggtgctaattctattccagacattttccagtataatactaatgatttatctatatttttatcatctactgctactgaatagttagcacttactataaatttaaatttttggtatattaagttacctcttacagcacttattatactcttttctataggttgtacaatcctatcatctgccaagtatatttctataggggtatctattccttccctaaaacatgcttttattaggatctccgttcctcctaagtgtacatattttattggattttttgcttttatatcttgtatttctttatttagtagtcttttatttaaaattggtatttgtgctttacctttgatgtatttacaatctattatatgttctctttggcttactacatagtattcttctttttgtcttttaaaccaattctttattgttggtacttctaatattttgtctatacttagatccaattcttttccttttatttgttcaaatatattagcgtcaaatattattttttgttctgaagattgttcatcttggtgttcttcttgttgtataatttgtatatctttttcagtcataattttcttcatctgactcttctatatccttgtttatttcattttcagagaactcattttctgatatctcatatatgctgtcttcactgcttaattcataatctacatattctatttgtgtatatttatcattatcaattagtatttcggtaatttgtttcttctttgggttttttggtaatttacaatctttggctaagtgtcctagctttccacaattatagcaagtacactctgttagttttttctttttcctatatggttttttatgtttataattttttacataatatcttcttcttggtttcctatatttatattttgaatattttgatttaaatttctttttctttccttcttttttgtaatatttatctgtgcatccAAATTGGGGTgttattctacttttgcaacatgccaaattttttactaatattttttccattttcatgttttctttatatttttcacataattctataaaccagttttgtagaaattttatccttgctcctaatgtatctgctagtcctgcttcgttccaattttttattatttttgagctaaagggttctggtaattttgtaaaatataattttcttatctctttactttcatctggactatatgttcctttataataatagtctctaaatgcacaagtatattcatctatataacacatattacatattgctaattttgtcattaaatttctatttgtaattttttctttattttgttcttctacttctgttgtcatactactaaattcatttcttattgctatttcatatttatttaatatatctgtaactgttgttgtagttgtaccgtcaagttttttattactccttaatgtgtctaagctttcacttgataaattttgtaaccataattttacagttcctattaatgttctttctatatatcctggtgtttccgctattgttattttattatctattagttgttttgagatatatcctatccataattgtattgttttatttatatctgctacacaatctagatctaaaaaattatattgttcagttatctgtcttggtgcccatttcttatttaaccttttatcccataatgttttgtttctatcatatgcatcataacttactctgtaataggttgggtttaattgttttggattttttactcctgatgtgcttggtttatcctcgttcatatctcctgtatttatttctgggtttatttttatattttctgttttctctataagttctgtgtatgtttcacttgtttctgaatagttttctcctagttctgtgtctttatcactttggtcatttatttcgtttatacttatttttgatggactctcctgtacttcttctaactgtaatttgaacttttctatctcatttgttagttttagttcttgttcttcttctttacgtttttccttttcttttagtttatttgcatacatctgttttagcatctctaattctttttctaattctgttattttagtgttttttacttcctctatctgttgtattttttctttagcttgctgttgtatttctttaatctctcgttttctatctatttcttcgttttcttttgttattctaaccatggcggttaaactatcctctagttttacagtttctttttctaacattaagtttaggttatttcctatttttttatatcttcttcctaagttggaaaatattattgttatttttaatccttctggattctcatatgttttctcttctaatgcgaattcttctttattcatcttttatcctttagataacaaacatatttatattctgttttagatattatatcgattaatttggacagcctagctttgtttatttttgtgatacttaagtattcatattctatatatagtttctttagtttcttcctaattttctgcgatttcttagttattttgattgtttcactgttttgcgggtttgtactattaatgtcagtgttatttttcatgatttgcttcttaatataaatgtttatttttcatagctctgataccattttgaggggggttgtttgagttcatcttatttttcataagATCTATTTTATGGAGTTGTAGAATTAAATgttttttcatgattatctgtagctaacgaaattaaccttgaaatttcttttatattttcaagtgtgtattctaagtatttaatatctttagttttttgatattcttctatatttttttctaatattatttttgacatatttatatgttttagaatttctaaccagtacttaaaatatttgtaactatcaatttttgatttgttcatattaatactgagatgtatacctgttgatacatatatccatggtttctatatttctcagtgttatttcttttctgtgttgataactttcaagtttatcttcataaaattcaatttcattttctatagttaataaagctttattacgtaatttattatatctaataatatctttgcaggttttaatattgtatttaacacaatctatttttctatttatgttactgaggtttttaagaagtttccatttctgggtattatagaatcttatataatgaaaagtgttatgtttcatttataaaaagattttattaacttgatatgtgatcattagtctgaatataaatctagttcatatagatctaatatatctatttcatgtgatacaattagttccgtaaatgcttgttccattacatatattatttcaaaagtaactaaaatatcgtaaatttttcttttaacatcgttattaagtctcttaaagatatataacataagtattttgtagtcaatattttcttctaataaatacgtgtggttgttcatttagatttattatttatccttatcatgtgtttactaaacatattccctctaacctctttgtttatcatagagtttatcatattttaataagttatactgaacaatcttttctggtcactaccatgtttttcatgcttcaatcatttaccctaacagcgcctcaactctgtgtactcccctaaacggcttccttgcctactggtttccactttaggatggcatagtctgggcttaactactctcagcattattagacaggcaaactttctcaagatgttctttataacagtactataacatgataaacaattatgatatttaagagattataaggaatataagagtttagttaaacatgattataaataaacttacctggttttgtaactcgtttgaatgctccatagctgttttagatacttgtaaataactcagatatttcttacaagagagaagataagagagaatattagagagagaaggtaagggtgaggatgtcctccttcctcggatttacattctatataaagaaaattaaaacgactctt
Proteins encoded:
- the LOC138869139 gene encoding uncharacterized protein; this encodes MAKHNQAWNSEDTTGGIKYGSPSLSNLIKENQERDQVIVGLAININVLTKMFTENQTKKVNAVEDVQPILDENFEEANYINNPQGGYQRQPYHGQGQQSQWRPNPQGHGNQQWINDQGDIEQEVFGEEAEQKVEAEEQGVVEIERVPEKEKVQEVNQEGVKEKEKETSKSPPPIPRPPPPFPRRLIRRVDDSKLEKFYDILKQLLVNIPFLEAFQEIPGFAKYLKDLITKKRTTKNEVVNMTHRVSSIIATSPVQKKEDPGAFTIPCTIGEHDFARALYDNGASINLMPLSIYKQAGLGMSRPTNMRLQMADRSIKRPVGIVDDVIVKVGKFHLPTDFVILDYVVDKEIPIISGRPFLATGRALMDSERNEIKFRVNDEEVTFQASKGMKLPHEYESISVIDVVDEVEDFVELKMEEQCLGEALAAILVNFDGEDMDGYMESVNALEGLGSYTYTPANLSLD